The following are from one region of the Chloracidobacterium sp. genome:
- the ispH gene encoding 4-hydroxy-3-methylbut-2-enyl diphosphate reductase, with amino-acid sequence MKVLLADEYGFCFGVERAVEMVEESVSAGETVRTLGPLIHNEQEMKRLGSHGVVTVSEPVQIGRSETAVIRAHGVTPQVEQELKEKAGKVVDATCPFVTRVQRLASRAAAQDRHVIIVGSADHPEMIGVRGYAPDHSFIIKDETEVAALPRLKNPLVVSQTTIKAKTFFDTAEAIKTKTDDEVEIVNTICSATRDRQEAARALAGMVDAFYIIGATHSSNSVKLHAVCKEQCQKSFLIETEDDIDPADLFGAQTVGVTAGASTPEWLIKKVVKHLESINPNGTKDMALA; translated from the coding sequence ATGAAGGTCTTACTAGCAGATGAATACGGATTTTGCTTCGGAGTCGAGCGGGCGGTCGAGATGGTCGAAGAATCGGTCAGTGCCGGTGAGACCGTTCGCACACTCGGGCCTTTGATCCACAACGAGCAGGAAATGAAACGGCTAGGTTCCCACGGTGTCGTTACTGTCAGCGAACCAGTCCAGATCGGCCGTTCTGAAACCGCGGTGATACGTGCCCATGGCGTAACTCCGCAGGTCGAACAGGAATTAAAAGAAAAAGCCGGAAAGGTGGTTGATGCGACATGCCCTTTTGTCACTCGTGTGCAGCGTCTCGCGTCGCGTGCCGCCGCTCAGGATCGTCACGTCATCATCGTCGGCAGTGCTGATCACCCGGAAATGATAGGCGTTAGGGGTTATGCTCCCGATCATTCGTTCATAATCAAGGACGAGACCGAAGTTGCCGCGCTTCCGCGATTGAAAAATCCGCTGGTCGTATCGCAAACGACCATCAAGGCAAAGACATTCTTCGACACTGCGGAGGCTATCAAGACAAAAACGGACGATGAGGTCGAGATAGTGAACACGATCTGCTCGGCAACCCGGGATCGGCAGGAGGCTGCAAGAGCGCTTGCCGGCATGGTTGATGCGTTTTATATAATCGGGGCGACCCATTCTTCCAACAGCGTCAAACTTCACGCGGTATGCAAAGAGCAGTGTCAAAAGAGTTTCTTGATAGAGACCGAAGACGACATTGATCCTGCGGATCTGTTCGGAGCACAGACCGTCGGCGTCACGGCTGGTGCGTCAACTCCGGAATGGCTGATCAAAAAGGTCGTCAAGCACCTCGAATCTATCAATCCTAACGGGACCAAAGACATGGCCCTCGCGTAG